The DNA region AGTTTGAATGGCGCAAGCCAGAAATACGATCGGCAGACAGATCAGGAAGATAGCCATCAGAGCGCCGACATCAAATCCGATCTGCACACCAAGCATCTCCTCGATCGGCAGGAAGCGGAAGATGGCGGCAAAACCAGCCAGCGTAATGATCAAGTTTAAGATCGCGAACGGCATGGCGGAAAGCATCTTACCAACGGCGATCCAGCCGCGCGGCAATGGATTGATGAGCAGAGGTTCAAGTGACCCGCGTTCCCGCTCCCCGGCTGTGGCATCTGTGATGACCGGCGACGCTCCATTGAAGATGGCGAAGATGATGAAGTAAGGCAGCATGGAGAGGAAGATCAACGCCTGACTTTGCGGCGTGGCGGTGTCCACGGTTTCGACCTGCACTGCGCGGATCACTTCCGGGCTGACCCCGCGCAGACTTAAACGTAACATGCCAATGTAATTGCCGTACCCCTCCAGAAGATTTTGCGCGCGGCGGATGTCCGCGGTGGCAGATTGGCGCGTGCTGTCAAAGACAAGTTGTACGCTGGCAGTTTTTCCAGCAGAGAAGTCCTCGCCATATTCCGGCGGGATGACCAGCGCGACATTGATATCCCCCGCGATCACTGCCGCTTCTGGATCCGCGGGCGCGGGCTGGATAATGACATCCTGCTGTTCGAGAAATGCGATCAAACTGGGCGCGTTCTCCGCACCCGCCACAGGCAAAACCAGCGAAGATTCAACTCTATCGCGGATGGTACTGCCAAGCAACATGATCATCCCCCCAAGCAATAGCGGACCAAAGAGCGCCCAAAATAGACCTGTCGTCCAACTGCGATAATCCCGCAGGTTATCCAGCATTTCCTTGTGAAAAACAACAAAAATCTTCTTCATTATTCCAATCCCTCCTCCGAGCCGATCACCGCGACAAAGGCGTCTTCAAGATTCTCACGTCCCGTTTGCCGTC from Anaerolineales bacterium includes:
- a CDS encoding ABC transporter permease, yielding MKKIFVVFHKEMLDNLRDYRSWTTGLFWALFGPLLLGGMIMLLGSTIRDRVESSLVLPVAGAENAPSLIAFLEQQDVIIQPAPADPEAAVIAGDINVALVIPPEYGEDFSAGKTASVQLVFDSTRQSATADIRRAQNLLEGYGNYIGMLRLSLRGVSPEVIRAVQVETVDTATPQSQALIFLSMLPYFIIFAIFNGASPVITDATAGERERGSLEPLLINPLPRGWIAVGKMLSAMPFAILNLIITLAGFAAIFRFLPIEEMLGVQIGFDVGALMAIFLICLPIVFLACAIQTLIASFTKTTKEAGTYLPFISLIPSLPGLALAFLPVKPDLWTMLIPTFGQQILINQFLRAEPILAMNILVSTVLTILLSVVITFIAIKFYEGERIILGK